The following are encoded in a window of Lates calcarifer isolate ASB-BC8 linkage group LG20, TLL_Latcal_v3, whole genome shotgun sequence genomic DNA:
- the zbtb20 gene encoding zinc finger and BTB domain-containing protein 20 — translation MTERIHNINLHNFSNSVLETLNEQRNRGHFCDVTVRIHGSMLRAHRCVLAAGSPFFQDKLLLGYSDIEIPSVVSVQSIQKLIDFMYSGILRVSQSEALQILTAASILQIKTVIDECTRIVSQNVGLAGPGGFPVIPGDSGQETPRGTPESGTSGPSSDAESGYMQTTSQQSMDRAYTSLYTYPGLSLQNGTRDRPLYINPPNYDSTLSTQKDQQSQDPPWMNRIQERSQQVDRFISTAESTHCRKQPRPVRIQTGGMHIKQEAEDEYSWGDNLGDCPDDADHTEAVESESKVESFDSGVSSSISTEPDAMEQQPYLTGFSREGSGDGQQGEGAPVQIEVNDSSPEQVQETEDGDTSHSTSDSSMMQPLPNSVMSQSLPSATHYMRQAESHTSNLRMPLTVTSNSQVMGTAGSTFLPTLFTPQQSREKPFLYLSGQQQPQFVAVPPPAMPSFPNPMSVPQAPAQQQQAAGGIGQGEKKPYECTLCSKTFTAKQNYVKHMFVHTGEKPHQCSICWRSFSLKDYLIKHMVTHTGVRAYQCSICNKRFTQKSSLNVHMRLHRGEKSYECYICKKKFSHKTLLERHMALHSTGSAITGLSGSAGTPGPVSIPMPMAVPEPGPGVVALAMPVSGGAGVGAGVGTGVGVAAEASCQEGTTYVCSVCPAKFDQMEHFNDHMRMHVSDG, via the exons ATGACCGAGCGCATTCATAACATCAATCTCCACAACTTCAGCAATTCTGTACTTGAGACCCTCAATGAGCAGCGCAACCGTGGGCACTTCTGTGACGTGACTGTTCGGATCCATGGAAGTATGCTGCGAGCTCACCGGTGCGTGCTGGCTGCTGGAAGCCCCTTCTTTCAGGACAAGCTGCTCTTGGGCTACAGCGACATTGAGATCCCTTCTGTGGTCTCAGTGCAATCCATCCAAAAGCTGATTGACTTTATGTACAGTGGGATTCTACGGGTATCTCAATCAGAGGCCCTGCAGATCCTTACTGCTGCCAGCATCCTACAGATCAAGACCGTCATTGATGAGTGTACCCGCATCGTGTCCCAGAATGTGGGCCTGGCGGGGCCGGGGGGGTTCCCTGTTATACCAGGAGACTCTGGTCAGGAAACGCCCCGTGGCACGCCAGAGTCTGGCACCTCTGGGCCCAGCAGCGACGCAGAGTCAGGTTATATGCAAACAACATCACAGCAAAGCATGGATCGTGCATACACATCACTGTACACCTACCCTGGCCTCTCTCTGCAGAACGGCACCCGCGACCGCCCCCTTTACATTAACCCTCCAAATTATGATTCGACTCTCAGCACTCAGAAGGACCAGCAATCTCAAGATCCACCCTGGATGAACCGCATCCAGGAGAGATCTCAGCAGGTTGATCGCTTCATCTCCACAGCAGAGTCCACTCACTGCCGCAAGCAACCCCGACCGGTACGCATACAAACAGGAGGGATGCACATAAAGCAGGAGGCTGAAGATGAGTACAGCTGGGGGGACAATTTGGGGGACTGCCCAGACGATGCTGACCACACTGAGGCTGTAGAGAGTGAATCCAAGGTTGAAAGTTTTGACTCAGGGGTGAGCTCCTCCATCAGTACTGAGCCAGATGCTATGGAGCAGCAGCCGTACCTGACTGGCTTTAGCCGAGAGGGGAGCGGGGACGGGCAGCAAGGTGAAGGAGCTCCAGTGCAGATAGAGGTCAATGACTCGTCCCCAGAGCAAGTGCAAGAGACAGAGGACGGGGACACATCCCACAGCACTAGTGACAGTAGCATGATGCAGCCCCTGCCAAACTCAGTCATGTCCCAATCCCTGCCAAGTGCCACGCACTACATGCGCCAGGCAGAATCACACACCAGCAATCTGAGGATGCCGCTCACCGTGACCAGCAATTCCCAAGTGATGGGCACTGCTGGAAGCACCTTCCTGCCCACACTCTTTACTCCACAGCAGTCTAGAGAGAAGCCTTTCCTTTACCTTTCTggccagcagcagccacagttTGTGGCAGTGCCGCCCCCTGCAATGCCATCATTCCCGAACCCCATGTCGGTACCGCAAGCGCCAGCTCAGCAGCAACAGGCTGCCGGAGGAATTGGTCAGGGGGAAAAGAAGCCCTATGAATGCACTCTCTGCAGTAAAACCTTTACTGCAAAACAGAACTACGTCAAACACATGTTTGTCCATACTG GTGAGAAGCCTCATCAGTGCAGCATCTGCTGGCGCTCGTTCTCCCTGAAGGATTACTTAATCAAACACATGGTGACACACACAGGGGTGCGGGCCTACCAGTGCAGCATCTGCAACAAGCGTTTCACCCAGAAGAGCTCTCTCAATGTCCACATGCGGCTGCACCGTGGAGAGAAGTCCTATGAGTGCTACATCTGTAAGAAGAAGTTCTCACACAAGACCCTGCTGGAGAGGCACATGGCCCTGCACAGCACAGGCAGCGCCATCACAGGGCTGTCGGGGAGCGCAGGCACCCCGGGGCCCGTCTCCATTCCCATGCCTATGGCTGTCCCTGAGCCTGGACCTGGAGTGGTGGCCCTCGCCATGCCAGTGAGTGGAGGTGCTGGAGTAGGGGCTGGGGTTGGAACAGGAGTGGGTGTAGCTGCAGAAGCGAGCTGCCAAGAAGGGACCACCTACGTGTGCTCCGTCTGCCCTGCCAAGTTCGACCAAATGGAGCACTTCAATGACCACATGCGAATGCATGTCTCCGATGGATAA